Sequence from the Podarcis raffonei isolate rPodRaf1 chromosome 16, rPodRaf1.pri, whole genome shotgun sequence genome:
TACAGTAAATCTAAGCGGGAGAGCAACTTTTTGGtcagtggtgtgtgtgttcagCTAGGAATGGCGAGCTGCAGGTTCAAATACTTGGAAGCAGTGGGcacatctgttttcttttttcatagGCCTTCCCTCCCCAGAGGTTAGCTGTGAGCGTAAAATGAGTGTGAGGGAAGAAAGAACCATATACAAATTCCTTGGAGGAATGCAGGCCCACTTGCGGCCTCACTgtcaagactcccccccccccggccaccgTTTACACCAGTCTCTGGCAACCTGGTGACctctagatgttgtgggactacaactcccatcacccccagccagcaccAGTTGggcctaatgggagttgtagtctgatatcatctggagggcaccaggttattTATACCACCTGAGAGCACCCTCCACAAAGACTGCCCCCTCACCACCCAATCTGCAGAGGGTCCCTGAAGGGGCCACCAGCTTCTATTGAATCAGCTGTGGCTGTGGAGGTGCCTGTTCTTTTGAGTTCTGTGGGTCGCAGACTCAAAATTTGagttgtcgagttggaagggaccccattgTGAAGGTTGTGGCCTACATATCCAGCCACCGACAATACCCAGGGCACCTTCAGGAAAGTAGGGGCCTTATGTGCTTTAGATTTGTCCTGTAaatatctaaataataataataataataataataataataataataataataataatggcttttaAGCAAAATTATCCTGGAATGGGGGAGATCAGACTTATGTCCATGTGGAAGAGAGAGGCACTACAGGAGAGGTGAGGGGATGTATGcgagagcagccctgctggatgaggccaacggcccaactagtccagcatcctgttcccacagtggccaaccagatgcccaagagaaggacctgagagcaacagcacaGTTCTTCACTGCGTCCCCCGCTGCACTTGCATATAGTGAGAAGGTAtttgcacctctcctctgttcagaacaggCGGGAGGGAGAAGGTCCCGTCCTGGCATCCAGTGTAATGTGGACGTGCTTAAGCAGACACATTCCCTGTCCAGAGAGGCCAAGCCAGTGCAaagaggaactgagcaggaagaggacACGGTCTCACCAGCACAGTCCATTATTTGAGGAGATATATACTGAGACTTTTTTGCAGGAGGTAGCGCAGGCAGGCAGGAGCTGGGTTGGCTATACTTGAAAGATTGATTGAAAGATTGattgatatacacacacacatacacacaacgtCCCTTTTTttatcatagaactgcagagttgaaagggaccacgagggccatctgcaatgcaggaatctttccgcCCAATGTGCAGTCTGAACCCACAACCCCAAGatcgtctcatgctctaccgactgagctatcagaAATCAAGATACATTACGTCcatagcattcccctgatccaccaagcttgtaactctatcaaaaaaagcaaaaaaatgagatttgtctggcatgacttgtttttgagaaatgatatttgtctggcatgacttgtttttgagaaatgatatttgtctggcatgacttgtttttgagaaacccaggcTGGCTGGGTCTTGGTCATCGCAGCACCCTTTTCCACCAGACTTGCAAACTACATCCATACATATGCATTTATTTTGGGAATGCCAAAATGTTTAACAGATATACAAGCCCGGACCGCGTTACCTCGCAGGCTTCCTTCCCCCCGCAATCCATTCTTTCAATTCGCTTCCACGAGACTTTGCAAGTAGCTGTTCAGCGAGGGCAGCAGTCTCCAGTTGTCTGTGCGAATACCCACGCAGGCCACCTCTCCCACACTCTGCACCCGTAGGAGAATGTGGTACTGGGGAGGGAGGGCCATGCCAATTTCATAGAAACCCGACTGCTCAGCCAAAACGTACCGGGAAAAGTGATCACATACCAGGGACGGCAGGGACTGAGGTGCCACAGGCCAGGTGGTAAGGCTTTCGGCGCCCGCTTCATTGCTGTCGGGGTGAAGGCGTTGCCAGAGGCAGCCAAAGAGACGGCGGCGCTTTTCTAAACTCCAGGAAGGCACCGCCAGGGGCATGAAGAGATCGGGAAAGGCTACCTCCAACGGCTCCAGCTGGCTGGAGCGCGTAAGGCCTTCCTGGGTTGTGTAGACAGCAAAAACATCCAGCTGCGTCGGGTAGGGGCAACGTGGCTGCAGCGTGAGCATCAGCGTCCGGGGAGGGCGCGCTGCTGAGAGACAGGGCACGCACAGTTCTGGGACAGGCTCGTAATGCTTGTCCGAGCACATGAAGCGAAGGACTACGCAGAGCAGGAGGTCGTAGGGGGGGCTTGAAGGACCCGTGTGGACCAGCTGGTACGTCAAGCTGAGCTGCGATGGGGCGCGGGGCTCCAGCAACCACTGGCAATAGCCCTCCACGTCTTGCTCAGGGCGAGGGGCCTGCTCAGGCCTGTTGCCGCTTGCCCCCACCCGCCGCAGCCTCAGTGGGGCTGGCTGCACCGGGTGTACGGTCAGAGAGGCCACGAAGCTCTGGCTGTCAGCCACGATGGAGGAGGAGAGCGTCCGGGCCTTGACGGCACCTCCCGGAGCCAGCACGGCCCCGAGCTTCTCGCCAGAGAGGTTGGCCAGCAAGGTGTAGTAGAACCGAGCCCGGTCTCGCACATCCACGTCCAGGTGGCTGAGAGACACAGCCTGCAGGAGGTCGGCTAAGTGGGCCGGGGCGGGCAGCGGGCGCAGCTGCATCAAGTTGCGGCAGACGCTCAGGAGGACCTGGCCTGAGCGCCAGCCCCCAAGGCGGCCCGAGGCTACCAGGCGCCTCAGGAACTGCATGGTGCTCCCCTGAGGGACGTCCTTTTCCTTTGCCAGCCGCGCCAAGACCCTGAGGTGCCAAGGCAGGTCCTCCTCTTGCAAGGGAACGCCCACGACAAGCCCTTGCAAAGCCTGGGCCAGCCCACCAGCCCAGCTGCCCTCTTCTGGAAACTTCCACGCCTCGTCCAAAAGATCTATCAGGTTCGGCGCCAGGGCGCAGTTCTGGCGGTACAGGTCCAAGAGGCACTGGGTGAGCTCTGCCATTGGCTGCTCTCGGGAGCCAAAGTAGCGGGCAAATAGGAAGGCTGCCCGGAAAAAAAGCCGGGTGGCCTCCGGTCCTCCTCCCCTGGCCACCAGCCCCCCGAGGGTCAACACGTGCTCCAGGAGGTATCCCACAGCACGCTCAGCCGTTGGGCCTTCACTCTCCACGCACACGAGGCACAGCAGGTTCAGCCGGGCCAAAACCGTGCCCTGGTCCTGGAAGAGTCCGGGGAACAGGCCGGACGTGGTGCGAGGGGTCAGCAAGACCGGCAGGCCCTCGTCCTCCGTGGCCGAGCCCAGCGGCCGGTTTTCAGGGAAGTGCAGGAGGCAGTCCAAGTGGAAGAGCTTCACCGGGGCGGGCAAGGCCGGGTGCTGGGCCAGACCCACGAGGCGGCGCAGCAGGAAGCCCTCGTCCTCAGCCGTGAAGAGGCTGTCGGTGAAGAGGCCCTTGAGCTGCAAGACGGCATGCTGGAGCGTCACCCCCGCCGTGCCAAAGAGGCGCACCAGCTGCGCTTTAAAGATGGCGGGAGACTGGGTGCGCACGACGCTGACGGCCTGGGCCAGCTGCCACAGGAGGTGGCTCTGGGCCACAGAGGACAAGAGGTAGGAGCTGTCAAGGAGAGAGGACACCACAGCTTTCAGGTCCTTGACATCGCCCGGCGAGGGGAGCAGGGCCAGCTGCTCGAGGGTCGCCACAGAAAGGTCCACCAGTTCCCTCGTGGCCTCCCACACCAGTCCCTCTTTGCTCTCCAGGAGCTCCCCCAGAGTCCCGAGGCCTCCCCGTCTGGCCAAGCGCAAGATGGCATTCCTCAAGGCCAGTCCGTAGAGCAGCGTGTAGCCCTGGTGGGCGGGTGATGTCTCCTGGTGTTGCAGGGAGCGCAGGACGGCCAGGCGCTGAGAGAGGAGCCCCGGGTAGCAGCTCTCAAGCTCCCGCAGGCACTCACAAGCCGCAACTCGCACGGGGCGCTCCGCGGCCCCCCCGCGGCAGTCATTGAGGTCGGACACCAGTTGCAGCAGCAGAGAGAAGTATTCATGGGCAGCCTGGCAGCTCTCGGCGAAGGAGTCCGTGGCCACCAGTACTGTTGCCATGGCATAGAGGAGTTGGCACCGCAGATACGCCTGCTGTTTGGACGACGGGCCCAACTGGCcgaagagggagaggagggacgCGGCCACCTCTTGCCCAGCCTTGGCATCTGGGCACAACAGGGTGGGGTACTCCAAAAGGAGGGTCAACATGGAGATCTGTCcagaagggggaaaagaagaagctGTCAGGGAAAGCCAGGTGGAAAAAACAAGTCTTTagacttaagctgacagaatatgtgcagcttgcagacttaacatatagaataagagaacaagaagaaaatacatttagggaagattggaaaacgtttattgaatatatagggggaaattgtgtacacttgaaaacttCGGCAGcgctaagataaattcaacagtgtaaataagttttgatggatttaataatggaatactgaatggtttagtttttgtaaaatatgcagggatttatgatatgcaaaatgaaccatggaaagagaagaagggaagtcattgatattttaaggatgcttAAATGAGCATTCTAAATTGtataacagaaaatttaattaaaaagtatataaaaagaaaaaaagtctttAGAAGGCCCTACATGAGAGGGCATGTCCAACACTGAGCAGtgttgaaatccccactcagtgaGCTTAGGCTAGTCACTGTTCTACCTTGGggggtcgttgtgaggataaagttggaaggaagagaactatgtatgccaccttcagctccatggaagaaaggtgggccaTCAATGAGACAAACAAGCAAATATTTATAggtttttgaaatgttttctctcccctcccccatcctccTTCTTTAGGGCTTTTGAGTTTTTTATTtgcctctttgttttgttttttacctcaTGTTATAAGTATCTGTTGGTGTTCACATTGCATTTACATGGGGTACACATGCAAATTGGTTTGATTCACAGTTTATACACCAGTGGGCACATTCCGAATTTTGAGGAAGCCGATCACAAAATGGCAGCCGTGTGATGTGCGGCTAAGACAAAATGGCCGCCACGGGCAATGCAGCACATCCCAAACGGCAGCCGTGTCTAAAAGAGCAGGGAAAGAAACAGGAACACAAAATGGCGTGTTGCTGCCCTCTTCAATCTCGTGCATTTTGGATTTTTGAGGGAATGTTTACTTGAAGACCTTTTGTGGGCGCCATACTGGAGGGTTGGTGGACCTGCGAGTGAGACTCTTTGCTGACTTTTCCTCCTCTCCAGACTAGTGGGTTTAGTCGGCTCATTGACAGGGTGGTCTTCCCAAACGAGCGACAAGACCAGTCTCACAACTCACCCTTTTGTGGGTGCTGGGGGAAAGTTAGAGGAATGTTCTCACGTCACCCACAAACACCCTCCAAGCCGTGGGTCTCACATACCTTGATCTGCTCCCCCAGCCTCTCGCCTCGGAGCTCCTGCAAAAGCTCGGCCACGAAGGTGTCGCCAGCCCCATGGGAGAGGAAGGCTGTGGGGCATGAGCGGAAAGAAGCAACTGCGCTGGCCCAGCCTTCCCCGCTCCTGGACCCCATGGCCGACCGAAGActagggggaaagaaagagaatgtTAGTCATGCTCATGGATGATGGGCCTTCGCACATCCCACTTAGTAGCAACCCTAGTCTTAAGGATGTGGAGGGCTACCTCCTCCTCGTCCTGCTTTGGTCACCCCAGAGGGCATCATTTAAGGCATTTCAGAGGCCTTAAATTGGTAGCAATTCATCAGTACGGGATTCCACATAAATAGGAACCGTCCTGCTAGGGGTGGATAGGCccatgtggctcagtggcagagcacttgcTTTGAATGTAGAATgtcctgggttcaattcctggtgtcTCTAGGTAAGGCTGCGAGAGACtccctgccagaaaccctggagagccgctgccagtcagtgcagacgatGCTGAGGTGGATGGACCGTTGGCCTGccttgctataaggcagcttcctgtggcaGCAGTCCTGTTAAAGCAAATCTCTGCCCAGGAAGAACAAGTCTATGAGTAGAACTGCCAGTCTCAGGGGCAGTCAACCTCTAAAATACCAGCTGCTTGGAGAAACAGCAGAGGACTTTCGTGTCCCATGCAGaatgaaagggaaaagggaggaggggttgcatttttatgttgtgaagcaaCCTGAGAACTGCAGattaagggcagtatacaaatttaattattattatcaataataataataataataataataataataataataataataatactacaaagccctcctcccccttcttcctcccttcttcttcctaattgtttaaaccaattcatgaaccaagaactcATGCATTGACCACTAACAGTGAAACATAAGCtgtagatatttttccacatttgttatgctatttttgtgatttaCAAATGACGTGAGAAAATTTGGTATACTTATTTgtgtaacattattcttgtttataaaccctccccccaaaaaaccctatgaaagaaagaaagaaagaaagaaagaaagaaagaaagaaagatagatgcTTGGTTATTGCAATGGCTGCCCCATAGAATTCTGGGCCATAGGCAGACAGGGAGTGAGAgtagttcagtcagtagagcatgagactgtgaA
This genomic interval carries:
- the AP5B1 gene encoding AP-5 complex subunit beta-1, which translates into the protein MGSRSGEGWASAVASFRSCPTAFLSHGAGDTFVAELLQELRGERLGEQIKISMLTLLLEYPTLLCPDAKAGQEVAASLLSLFGQLGPSSKQQAYLRCQLLYAMATVLVATDSFAESCQAAHEYFSLLLQLVSDLNDCRGGAAERPVRVAACECLRELESCYPGLLSQRLAVLRSLQHQETSPAHQGYTLLYGLALRNAILRLARRGGLGTLGELLESKEGLVWEATRELVDLSVATLEQLALLPSPGDVKDLKAVVSSLLDSSYLLSSVAQSHLLWQLAQAVSVVRTQSPAIFKAQLVRLFGTAGVTLQHAVLQLKGLFTDSLFTAEDEGFLLRRLVGLAQHPALPAPVKLFHLDCLLHFPENRPLGSATEDEGLPVLLTPRTTSGLFPGLFQDQGTVLARLNLLCLVCVESEGPTAERAVGYLLEHVLTLGGLVARGGGPEATRLFFRAAFLFARYFGSREQPMAELTQCLLDLYRQNCALAPNLIDLLDEAWKFPEEGSWAGGLAQALQGLVVGVPLQEEDLPWHLRVLARLAKEKDVPQGSTMQFLRRLVASGRLGGWRSGQVLLSVCRNLMQLRPLPAPAHLADLLQAVSLSHLDVDVRDRARFYYTLLANLSGEKLGAVLAPGGAVKARTLSSSIVADSQSFVASLTVHPVQPAPLRLRRVGASGNRPEQAPRPEQDVEGYCQWLLEPRAPSQLSLTYQLVHTGPSSPPYDLLLCVVLRFMCSDKHYEPVPELCVPCLSAARPPRTLMLTLQPRCPYPTQLDVFAVYTTQEGLTRSSQLEPLEVAFPDLFMPLAVPSWSLEKRRRLFGCLWQRLHPDSNEAGAESLTTWPVAPQSLPSLVCDHFSRYVLAEQSGFYEIGMALPPQYHILLRVQSVGEVACVGIRTDNWRLLPSLNSYLQSLVEAN